From one Anopheles cruzii chromosome 3, idAnoCruzAS_RS32_06, whole genome shotgun sequence genomic stretch:
- the LOC128271658 gene encoding glucose dehydrogenase [FAD, quinone]-like has translation MSAMQYLPLAAGIIGMVSFTRPQDSLLSLMGFLQDGGKRMEHELPSQARIRDEYDFVIVGAGSAGSVLASRLSEVPDWSVLLIEAGPGENLLMDIPMAAHYLQSFNINWDYRTKPSDRYCLAFKNRQCRLPRGKVMGGSSVLNYMIYTRGNRRDYDQWAAQGNPGWAYEDVLPYFRKLERSRIADGHPGAAGKDGRLTISYPRYRSDVAAAFVKAAREDGAPNVDYNGPRQIGVSYIQSTTRHGTRESANAAYLYDLRDRPNLHVKKLAQVTRIMIDRSGGRATGVQFYSGGQFRTVRARREVIVSAGAIGSPQLLMLSGVGPAKHLRENGIKPIVDLPVGHNFQDHTAAGGLTFLVDGTKTMKYSRIFRLDTFMEYQFNRTGPLTSIGGCEALAFYDSEHPGDPDGWPDYELIQIGGTLAADPTYEANFNYRPDAFEQLFGEIRQRNTDGFTVFPMVLRPRSRGRISLNGSSPFRHPVIEPNYFADPYDLDISVRAIRKAIELTEMAGLRQYNARLLRTTMPGCEAHRFDSDDYWRCFTRHATFTIYHHVGTCKMGPRTDPTAVVDARLRVHGIKGLRVIDASIMPDVPAGHTNAPTIMIGEKGADMIKEDWNELPN, from the coding sequence ATGTCCGCAATGCAGTACTTACCGCTGGCCGCCGGCATCATCGGCATGGTGAGCTTCACGCGGCCCCAGGACAGTCTGCTGTCGCTGATGGGCTTCCTCCAGGACGGCGGCAAGCGGATGGAGCACGAGCTGCCGAGCCAGGCGCGTATCCGGGACGAGTACGACTTCGTGATCGTGGGTGCCGGTTCGGCCGGCAGCGTACTGGCGAGTCGGTTGTCGGAAGTGCCCGACTGGTCGGTGCTACTGATCGAGGCGGGACCGGGCGAGAACCTCCTCATGGACATCCCGATGGCGGCGCACTATCTGCAGAGCTTCAACATCAACTGGGACTACCGGACGAAGCCGAGCGATCGGTACTGTTTGGCGTTCAAGAACCGCCAGTGCCGGTTGCCTCGTGGCAAAGTGATGGGAGGATCCAGTGTGCTGAACTACATGATCTACACTCGGGGCAATCGGCGCGACTACGACCAGTGGGCGGCCCAGGGTAACCCGGGCTGGGCGTACGAGGACGTGTTGCCGTACTTCCGGAAGCTCGAGCGCAGCCGGATCGCGGACGGGCACCCGGGCGCGGCCGGGAAGGATGGCCGGTTGACCATCTCGTACCCGCGGTACCGGTCGGACGTGGCGGCCGCGTTCGTGAAAGCGGCCCGAGAGGACGGGGCCCCGAACGTGGACTACAACGGGCCGCGCCAGATCGGGGTGTCGTACATTCAGAGCACCACGCGGCACGGGACGCGTGAGAGTGCCAACGCGGCCTACCTATACGATCTGCGAGACCGCCCGAATCTGCACGTGAAGAAGCTCGCCCAGGTGACGCGGATCATGATTGATCGGTCGGGAGGGCGAGCGACCGGCGTCCAGTTCTACAGTGGCGGCCAGTTCCGAACGGTGCGGGCCCGCCGTGAGGTGATCGTGTCGGCGGGTGCGATCGGATCGCCCCAGCTACTGATGCTGTCCGGCGTGGGGCCAGCGAAGCACCTGCGTGAGAACGGCATCAAGCCGATCGTGGACCTGCCGGTCGGGCACAACTTTCAGGATCAcacggccgccggcggacTCACGTTTTTGGTAGACGGCACCAAGACGATGAAGTATAGTCGGATCTTCCGGCTCGACACTTTCATGGAGTATCAGTTCAACAGGACGGGCCCGCTCACGTCGATCGGTGGCTGCGAGGCGCTCGCGTTCTACGACTCGGAACACCCGGGCGATCCGGACGGCTGGCCGGACTACGAGCTGATCCAGATCGGTGGCACGCTGGCGGCCGACCCGACGTACGAGGCGAACTTCAACTACCGGCCGGACGCGTTCGAGCAGCTGTTCGGTGAGATCCGGCAGCGGAACACCGATGGGTTCACCGTGTTCCCGATGGTGCTGCGGCCCCGCAGTCGCGGCCGGATATCGCTGAACGGTTCGAGCCCCTTCCGGCATCCGGTGATCGAGCCGAACTACTTTGCCGATCCGTACGATCTGGATATTTCGGTGCGCGCGATCCGGAAGGCGATCGAGCTGACGGAGATGGCCGGGCTGCGTCAGTATAACGCCCGGCTGCTCCGGACGACGATGCCGGGCTGTGAGGCACATCGGTTCGATTCGGACGACTACTGGCGGTGCTTCACGCGGCACGCCACCTTCACGATCTACCATCACGTCGGGACGTGCAAAATGGGACCCCGGACGGACCCGACCGCCGTCGTGGATGCGCGGCTCCGGGTGCACGGGATCAAGGGGCTGCGCGTGATCGACGCCAGCATCATGCCGGATGTGCCGGCGGGCCACACCAACGCGCCGACCATCATGATCGGCGAGAAGGGCGCCGACATGATCAAGGAAGACTGGAACGAGCTGCCGAACTGA